From the Paenibacillus sp. MMS20-IR301 genome, the window GATGAAAGTATTTTGTGTAAACACCAATCATGTGTTCTGCTTCGACCTTCACCCCCGTTTCTTCGAGTATCTCACGAATTGCTGTTTCTTCGGCAGACTCACCCAATTCCATCGCTCCTCCAGGAAACCCCCAGGCATTGCTGTCACCGCGCCTTTGCAGCAAAACCTCATTGCGCTCATTGCATACTATTCCTCCGGCAAAGTTGAGGAAAATCAAATCATGGCTTACCTTGCTTCTAATCCACTTTATATAATTTGGTTTTTCAGTCACAAAAAAGCCCCTCTGCAAATGTTCTCAAATACACTGCCCCATCTCTACTCCGCTTACCCACGGCAATTTCACGCTGACGCTGGTTCCTGCACTCACTACGGAATCGACCGCAATCTGCCCTCCGCTGGCTTCGATTAGCTGCTTGCAAATGGACAGGCCGATGCCTGTGCCTTTGGGCTTCGTGGTGAAGAAGGGATCGAAGATCCGCGTTAATTTATCCTGCGGAATTCCTTCCCCGTTATCACTGAACACCAGCAATACCTCATTTGTGTCGGCAAGCGTAGTGATTGCAATAACAATTGTGCCTCTGCAGGCAGTGAAGGAATCAATACTGTTCTTGAGAATATTCAGGAAGACCTGCTCCAGCTGGGAAGCACTTCCGAATGTGAGTATGCTCTCCTGGGAATAATCCACGACCAGCGTAATATCACCGCTTAGTATCAGCTGATTCACAATATTGTTAACCCTATGTATAACCTCGATTATATTAAATACGGCACCTGAATTATGCATTCCATCCCCTTTACGGGACAGCATCAGGAAATCCGTAACGAGACCGTTAAGGGTATCAATCTCTTTGATTGTAATATCAAGATAAGCCCGCAGCTCGTCAGTCTTAACCTCCGGCTCATACAGCCTGTGGTGGATCAGCTGGGCGAAGCCTTTAATAGAAGCAAGCGGATTGCGGATTTCATGCGCCATTCCTGCAGCCATTTGCCCCATGACGGCAATCTTTTGCTCATGCAGACTGTCGATCTGCTGGTTCTTGTTGCAGGAATATCCGCGGGCAAACCCGCTGAACCGGGTCCAGTTGCATTCCATCAGCCGGTTATAGAAAAACAGCCGCTGCTCTGATTCGTCCACGAGCTGTTCAATAATGCCGAACATCACATTCTGAGCGGTTAAGTTCAGGTCTTTACTCATCTCAAGCATGCTGTCAAAATGATCCCCGAAGATCTCAGCAGTATAGCTCCCCTGCTCGAACCCTTCTTGTTCCTGCATAATCAGGCTCTGATTGTACTCGTCAGGAGACAGGAATAAGGCTTCCACAATGTATTTCAATGCCCTGCTGAATGTTAAATCCAACAATTCTTTATGCATTTCTACAAACCAGGCAAATTCGGTATTTTGCAGCAGCATCGATTGGTAATGCCTTTCCAGAATGGTGGATATGGACATGTTTAATGACGAACGCAGCGTCTGTTCATGATATGCCATTTTCTGCCTCCCTCTATTTTATGATTGTATTCCATGGAGGAGGGTGTTTTCCTGCTTGCGGACAGAAAAAGTAACACCCCAATCCATTCTGCCAGGGCAGAAACAGGCTTGAGGTGTCAAATATAATGGAGGCGGGCTAAGCAATATCCCTCTTATGAAAAGAATAGCCGGCCAGCCCTAAGAATGCAGCAACATAGCAGGTGATGATGAGCAGGCACTGCACCAAGGGAAACTGATTGATCTCAGCAATGGTGGCCCGGTTCTGGGAATGGGTTAGTTCAACGATGGCCGGCAGCAGAAATTTCACCATACCCGTCCGTACATTGAGCAGTCCGATGAGCTGGGTTCCCAGTAAAGATATCACTAGCGTAATGCTGAGACTTAAGGTCGTGGACCGGAATACGGTAGCGAGCATAAAGGCAAGGGTCATGTAAGGAATATAATAGACCAGCGATAACAGACTGTTGCCCAGCATGAATACTGCGGTGCTCTTCTCGATCAGCTGCCCGTCCGCAAAGCTGTAAATGAACGGATTGCCGAATGGCTTAAACAGCATACTGAACGCAGCGTTAGTCAGCCAGGTAATCAGAAGAAACAGGCAGGAGGAGGCAAGTGTGCTGATATACTTTCCTATTAAGATTTGCGAGCGCCTGAAGGGATTCATCACCAGAAATTGAATCGTTCCGCTTTCGAACTCTTTGGCCATCGACACCGCATAGATGACCGGAAAAACAACCAGAATCAGACCCAGCGCCCGAAGCGACAGCACGGAACTCATATACCCTGCCGCTGTACCAAAGCTGTAATCATTCGCGGGGATAATATTGTTATCCAGATATGCCCTGTTCTCCTTCCACTGCTCTATGTATATATGATTAGCCGGGGACTGGCTGATTTGGGCTGCACTCATCCCGAGCTGCTGCTCCAGCCCCTGATTGGCCGACTCCAGACTGGCTCTCCAATCCTCTGACGGGGCGGCAAGAAGCATAAATACAGAGACAAGCGCCATAATGAGCAGCGAGCTGAACCAGCTTTTACTTCTGAAGAACTTATACATCTCCGCCTGTACCACCTGTATCACCGCGCTCATGGCTTCCCTCCGATTAACGTCATGAATGTGTTCTCCAGTGAATTCCGCTCTTCCTTCATCTGCACAACCTTGATATTATGCTCTCTGAGCATTAATAGAATATCTGCGAAGGTATCCGGCCGGGTCCCGCTCAGAATAAGCGTATGCTCCTGCCTGATCTGCACAGCTCCGAAATGCTTCTTAATCAGCGCCAGCGCCTGAGTATCATCGGTAGTAGCCACACTCATATTCACCAGGCCCTCCGACGTATCCGCTCCAAGTTCCTTGATTTGCAGCAGCTCCCCTTGATTCATCAGGATTGCCCGGTCACAGATGGCCTCCAGCTCGTTCAGGGTATGGCTCGACAGAAATACAGCCGTTCCCGCACCAGCCATGTTCTTCAGCGTCTCTCGCAGCTCAGCCACCCCGCTGGGATCAAGGCCGTTAAACGGCTCATCCAGAATCAGCAGCGAAGGCTCGGCCAGAACCGCCTGGGCAAGACCTAACCGCTGCCGCATGCCCAGAGAGTAGGCTTTTACCTTCTTGTGAATGGCTTCTGACAGCCCGAGCAGCTGAACAACTGCATGCAGCCTTTCCTGTGAAACCCGGCGGAGCTTGGCATAATAATTCAAGCACTGATAACCCGTTAAGTATGGATAGAACAGCGGAGTCTCGATAATTGCCCCGACCTCTTTAATGTAACCGGCAAACTGCTGCTCAATATTCATCGTTTTGATGGAGATCGAACCGCCGGAAGCTCTGGATAAGCCGGTAATCAGCCTCATCAGGGTGGTCTTCCCTGCGCCGTTCGGGCCCACTAAGCCCACAATCTCACCAGCCTGTATCGAAAAGGTGAAATCCTTCAGAATCGCTTTGCCCTTAATGCTCTTGAACACCTGATTACATTGCAAGACCTGCATGATGCTCCCGCTCCCTTCACTTCTTCCCGCTATCCGTTGAAATACTCGAACAACCTCTGTTACTGCTTCGCAACCAGCGGCAGCAGATGGTCCTGTACGAGCGTCTGCAGGCTTGCGTGCAGAATGGCTTGGCTGCCGTATACCTGTGCACTGGGGAATGGCAGCAGATAGATATGCATAGTCTTGTTCTTCATCCGTGCCAGCGCCTTATTCATCATAACTCCATGCCCCAGATCAACCGGCTCAAAATCAACCTTGAACATATGGGACAGCACCTGCTTCTTGAAGCCGTTCGCTCCGCCCAGTCCAATCAGCACGCCTGCCCGGGAATGCCCGAACGCTTGCAGCAATAGCTGTCTGCGCTGCTCGGCATCCTCGCTGTAATTGCTGAACTCGTCTTCCATTCCCGCTGCAAACTGATTGTAGGCCCGGCTGTATCTGTTCTCAATGGTTGCGGTAACGGCATATTCATCATACCAGCCCCCCTCCTGGGGACGGGGAAGGTGGCGCCAATCCGTTAATGCAGTCTGTAAGCCTTCTCTAGGGCAGAACAGGCCTTCCAAGGCAAATCCTGAAATCTCCTGCCGTTTTTCTTTGGAGTCCACAGCTTCGAACCAATCACTGACAGGAGCCGTAGAATGATTCTCCAGGGCAAGCACAATCCGGGCAATGCTCTTGAGGAATGAGCTGCGGACCTGATCGGATATCTTCGGGTCGGCTCCTTTGGCCCGCAGATATTCAATGATCTTGTCCCTCCCGCCCAAAGCTGACGGCTCCCAGTACCCTTGTGCCGGAGAGTCGCCGAAGATATAGCTGTACCCGGAAGCACCCGGCGCTTTGCCAAAGGTATTGCAGCGCGCCTCTACATTAGCCTCAATACTGTATGTACCTGTTCCTTCTTCATTGCCGAAGAACAGAATATCCGCCTCCGGGAAATTGCCGCAGCCGATATAGGAGAGCAGCTGCTTATATTGCTCCCTGCTGATTCTCCAGCCCGGGGTTTCGCTTTCGAGATAAGCTGCTTCCTGCTCCGTTTCTTCCTGAATTTCCCCCGTACCTGCAGAATGCTGTTCCTTCCCTTTGAATGCAAGCACTCCCTGTCCGGATGATTCAATAATCTCAAGCTCCTCCGGATAAAAGGCCCCTGCCTTGCACAGCTCCTGCGGGTGATGCACCTTATATAACCGGACGCGGACATAACCGTCCCGCTTGGACTCTGCCACAATTCCGGTTCGGTTATGTGTTACCAGATCAAGATTCTTCCCCTCATGCTTCCTAACACGGTCCACAATCTGCACTTTATCGCCTATATGAATCTTCGTCCCGGCGCGGTCAATGTAATATTCCATAGTTCTCCCCCTTCATTATTATTGCGTCATTCTACTAGATTATGGATGATCCATTCCAGTATTTTACTATGAATGCCGCGTAATTCATACTGTACGAAACATGGCTTGTTGTTCTCCCTACCCCCGGAGCGGTATAATGGCTGGGAATTGCAGAGCGGAGGACGGTGCGCAGCATGGATGACAGCAAGCTTTTTTCAATCGGTGAAATGTCCAAATTGCATAATCTCAGTATTCAGACCCTCCGTTATTATGACGAAATTGGTCTGCTGATCCCTGCAAGAACCAGGGACAGCAGCGGATACCGATATTATTCGACCGGACAATTCGAACAGCTGAATACGATTCGTTATCTGAAGGAGTTGGGCTTCTCCCTGAAGGAAATCCGGTATCATCTGGAACACAGGGATATTGAGCAGTTCATGCAGCTGCTGGAGAAGCAGAAGGAGATTACGGAGAATAAGATCCGGGAGCTGCAGCGTACAGCAGATCAATTCGCCCACCGGATGCAGGAGATCCGGTGGGCGCAGAACCTCGGGGAGCAGGAGCTGGAGACCGTGTACGTCCGCACACTCCCCCGGAGAAGCATTGTCCGGTTACAGCACAGGATCACTTCAGAGCCGGAGCTGGAAATTTGCCTGCGCCAGCTGGAGAACAGGTCGGGCATCCGCTTCTCCTTCATCGGCGGGGTTGGCCTGACGATTAGCAGTGAGCATGTGCGGGAGTACAAATTCCGGGAGTACAACTTTATCTTCATTCTAACGGGAGAGAGGGATCACAGGGCTGATACCGCAAGCTTGCTGCCGGAGGGGAATTATGCCTGTATTCATTACAGAGGCCCGCGCAGCCTGGCTCCGGATTATTACGAGATACTGCTTGCGGAGATCGGGCGCAGGGGCCTGGAGATTGCGGGGGATTCCATCGAACGGACACTGATTGACCAGTATATTTCCCGGGATCCGCAGGATCATATTACAGAAATTCAGATCCCGGTCAAATGAATTCTTGACTCTCCTGTTACTGGAGGGTCTATTTTTATATTCATAGTTCAATTTGAGAGGAGTTATATCATGTTTGCCGCTACCACCCTATGGCTGTTCATAGGAACATCCCTGATTCTCATCCTTATTCCGGGACCCGATCTGATCTTCACACTGACTCAAGGAATCACAAACGGCAAGAAGGCCGGAGTGATTACGGCTATGGGCTTAAGCGCCGGAAATACGGTGCATACCCTTGCCGCTGCCCTGGGGCTGTCGCTGATTATCAAGACCTCGGTAACCGCCTTTACCATTTTCAAAAGCCTCGGGGCACTCTATCTGCTGTATCTGGCGTATAAGTCCATTAAGCACCGCAAGGAGGCCCTTCAGCTGGACGGTGCTGCGGAGCCTGATACGAAAGGGCTGCTGCTCAAGGGAGTCCTGATGAACATCCTGAATCCGAAGGTCGCGGTGTTCTTCCTGACCTTCCTTCCCCAGTTCGTTAACTACTCCGCCGGCAGTGTTCCGCTGCAGATGATTCTGTTCGGGCTGATCTTCATTGGATTAACAGCCGTAATCTTCAGCGCCATCGGCTACTTTGCCGGCGGCTTCCGGAAGATATTCCTGCGCTCGCCCCGCTCGAATGAGATAATGAACATCGCCGCCGCAGTGATCTTCAGCGCGCTGGCGGTTAAGCTGCTGACGATGCATTGAGAGGCTTATGAGTTCATGGATAGACTAGACCTCCAGCCATCCGTTGCTGATCACTTTTTTGTACCAGAAGAAGCTTTCCTTTGGCGTCCGCTCTAACGTAGCGAAATCCACATGAATCAGCCCGAAGCGCCGGCTGTAGCCGTCGGCCCATTCGAAATTATCGAGCAGGGACCAAGCCATATATCCCTTGACCGCTACTCCGTCCTCCATGGCCCGGTTCAGCTGCAGCAGATGCTTCCGCAGATATTCAATACGCTTGGGATCGCGGACTTTGCCGTCTGCCTTCTCATCGTTATAGCAGGCCCCGTTTTCTGTAATGTAGATTGGAACGGCCCCGTAACGCTGCTTCATGTGCATGAGAACCTTATACAAGCCTTCGGGATAGATCGGCCAGTTAAAGTCGGTCCGTTCATAGCCCTCATCTATATCCTCCAGCTCAAACAGCCCGTTGTCTTGCTTGTAACGCCCCAGCGAACCCGTATAATAGTTTATTCCGAGGAAATCAACAGGCTGATGGATGATCTCCATATCGCCAGGCCGGATATCCGGCTTGGCTCCGTGGGCCTCGAAGGCCCGGAGCATGAAATCCGGATATTCACCTTTGAAAATAGGATCGAGGAACCATTCGACCATCCAGCCTACTCTGCGGCGGCAGGCCTCCGCATCCTCCGGCCTGGAGCTATACGGCTCACGCCAGGAGACATTAGGAGCATAGCCGATTTGTCCGTCAAATCCTGATTTTCTGAATATTTGTACAGCCCTCCCGTGCGCTACCATCAGATGATGGGCCACCCCGACTGCACTCTGCAGATTCTGCTCACCTGGAGCCAGATCACCGATATAATGCGCCTTAAAGGAGACACACCAGGGCTCATTAAAGGTGGTCCAATACTTTATTTTACCGTTGAAGGCTTCAAACATGGCTTCCGCATACTTGGCAAAAGCTTCAATCGTCTCACGATTCTTCCACCCGCCGTTATCCTGCAGCTTCTGCGGAAGATCCCAATGATACAAGGTGCAGAAAGGCTCAATGCTATTAGCAATCAGCTGGTCAACCAGACGATGATAATAATCCAGCCCCTCCTGGTTGATCTCCCCTGCTCCGTCCGGGAAAATTCTGGACCAGGAAATTGAGAAACGGTAGGTTCGTAAACCCAGCTCCTTCATGCAGGCAATATCCTCTTCATACCTGTGGTAGCTGTCACAGGCGGTATCCCCATTGTCTCCATTACGGATATTGCCTGGCACCCGGGTATAAGTATCCCAGATGGACAGCCCTCTTCCTCCTTCATTCCAGGCACCTTCCACCTGATACGCGGCTGTTGCTGCTCCAAAGCAGAAATCAGCAGGAAACTGAATGATTGACATGCTATCTACTCCCTTTCTTTTGAACAAAGTCATGTATGCTCATTGTTAACAAACGGAAAAATAATCGAAATCAGCATGCTTGTGCCCGCCGGATCAGGGTTAAATCCCTTTAAGACCGGATTTATAATCATTCCTTGTAAACGCCTCCATTACAGAATATTCCGCCCCCGCTTTGGGCCCTATGGCAAGGGTATCTCATAATTCCTCCCTCAGAAACAGGTATAATTTAAGAATTTACCAGGGCATTTTTAGTACAATTAGTCTTGCTGCAATCCCGCAATCAAGAAAGCAGAAAGAACAGCCGCCCATCATAATAGATGGACGGCTGCGATGAAACCGGTATTGCACATAAGCCTGCACTTATTCGGATAATATCCCGGTGGCCGCAACCCGGCCCAGATAACGCGCACTTTCCTTCACTGTCCGCTCCTGTGTCTCCCGGTCAACTGCGATCAGGCCGAATCTCATCGAATACCCGGCACTCCATTCGAAATTATCGAATGTTGTCCAGTGCAGATAGCCGATTACCTGAATGCCATCCTTCAGACAGGAAGTGACGCCTTCAAGCCCGCGCCGGATGAATTCCACCCGCCGTGAGTCATCATCGGTAGCCACGCCGTGCTCGGTTACGAAGATCGGCAGCTTAAGCGCTCCTGCGGCCTTGCGGATTACCTGTTCCAGCGCTTCCGGATAGAACTCATAGTTCATCTGTGTCAGCTCAGCTCCGGCGGCAGGGGCTACCCGGCCTTCGGGGCCGTAGACCTCCCGGGTATAATTCTGCAGTCCAAAGAAATCATCGCCCTCCAGCATCGGCAGATATTGCCCGAAGTACTGCTGCCATTTGGCCGCTGCCTGCTCTTCCCCTCCGGCAACGGACTGGATATCGGACAGCGCCATGGACAAGCCCACCTTCGTTCCGGGATTCAGCTCCTTGATGACCTGTCTGGCCCGGCGGTGCGCCTCCGCAAGTATAGCGATCTTAGAATCATCCGAGATCATATGGAAGGTGATATACCTGTCTGCCGTAGTCCCGCACAGAGCCGCTGCCGATGCCCTCCACTCCGGAGCTGTCCAGCTCTCTCCGGCAATTCCAACCGGGGGGATAACTCCGATGGTAGTGAACATCTCGCGCAGCATGACCGGCAGATTCACCTCGTTGAACGTCAGCACATATGGAATCAGCCCGCCGATTTCACTGAAGACAAACCTGCAGTAGTCGGCGAACCGCTGCGGAACCTCCTCACTGCCCCAGCCGCCGTACCGCATCAGCCATTGCGGGGATGAGAAATGATGCAGCGCTACAACCGGAACAAGGCCATACTCCCGGCAGGCGAGAAGCACATCACGGTAATGGGCAATTGCCGATCTGGAATATTGCCCCGGCGCCGGTTCAATTCTGGCCCATTCAACCGAGAAGCGGTATGACTTCAGCCCCAGCTCTGCCATCAGGGCAATATCTTTCCGGTACAGCCGGTAATGATCAATGGTATCCCCGGATTTGTCCTTATACGGCGAGCCGTCCGCATATTCCTCCGCCCAGAAATCGCTGTTCGTATTATTGCCTTCCACCTGATAAGCCGCGGTTACCGACCCCACGATGAAATCCTCCGGTAAATGCAGTTTCATATGATACACACTCCTGCTCCCTATTATTTGCCGCTTGCTCCTAAAGTCTACAGGGAATGGATCCATGTTATAATGGCAGAAACCGACCACTTACAGCCGTTGTATCTGAAAAACCGACATAATGAGGTGAAGCTAATGCCCGGCTCTTCCGCAGGGAAATTCAAGGTGCTGGAAAGTCCGTTTGTGATGGGCGATCAGCCTATTCTGGAGTTTCAGGCCCCGCTCTCCGTGTTCATAAAATCCGCCGCAGGCGGCTCCATTCAGTATACCTCCATATATAACCGGACCATGGATCAGTTTACCGGCGTTAACCTAAACACTCCTCATCAGCATAATTATTTCGAGCTTATGTATGTGCTGAGCGGCAGCCTGACGAACTACATTGAAGATAAAAAGGTTCATTACCACGCAGGTGACGGCTGTCTGATGAACCGTCATGTCTCTCATTACGAGGTTCCGGATGAGGGCTGTACTGTGATTTTCGTTGCGCTTTCGGTGTCTTTTCTGACAGAGCTGTTTCAAGAGGCTGATCCGGAGAAGAGCTGCGGCGGGGCGGGGCCGGTCTTTCAATTTCTCCGCTCCAATATAAGCACAGATAACGGGAGGGTATACAGCCGGAGCTACATAGAGTTTACCCAGCAGCAGGCGGAGGCCAGCCATTCGTTCCACATTCTGCTTGATTCGCTGCAGACGGAGCTTGTCTCCAGTGAAATCGGCGCCGGTTTATTTCAGCAGGGGCTGGTCCTGCGGATAATCAGTGCACTGCAGAAGGAAGAGCTGTTCTTCCTCAAGCTGCTCAATCTCGATCTGACCAAAGAGGAATTTCTGGTGAATCAGGTGCTGAACTTCATTGAACGGAAACACGGAAATCTCAGACGCTCCGAGCTCTCGGAGGCGCTGCACTATAACGAGGAATATCTCAACCGGCTGGTGAAAAAGCATACCGGCTGCAGCATGATGAAGCATGCGCAAAAAATAAAGGTGGACAGCGCCTCCCGGCTCCTGCTCGAAAGCACACTGCCCGTCCGGGAAATTGCCGAAATTGCCGGTTTTGCTTCCGAATCCCACTTCTACCGCTTCTTCAAAACGAACACCTCCAGCTCACCGGACAAGTTCAGGAAACAGAGGTAAGTCACCGGGGAGGCAACCGGGAGGGGATCAATCCCCGGCAGTATGCAGTCTTCGCCTGAACTGGCTGGGTAAGGTGCCATACGCTTTTTTGAATATCCGGTAGAAGTAGCTGGGGCTGCCCAGCCCGATCTGATGGGCAATCTCTTCAATCGATAAGCTGCTGCTGATCAGCAGATCATACGCTTCCTGTAAGCGCCGTTTGTTGACCCATTCCTTGAAGGTAAGCCCGGTCTCTTCTTTGATCAGGCTGCTCAAATAATTCTTATTGAAATTCAGCCTGCGGGCCAGCTCGCTTAAAGTCAGGGTGCGGTACTCCTGTTCAATCATGCTGATGGCCTCTCTGACATTACTGTGATATGGCATTGCCTCAATGTCACGCATCAGCAATTCTTCCATTTCCGCGAAAATAACCGGCAGCCAAAGCTCCGCCTTATGATACCGGGGCGGCTGATAGCCGAAATAATCCTCAATCAGGTAGCTCAGGCAATGCTGCAGCCGCTCATGCGCCTTACTCTGAACATGCAGATAGGTGTGGTTACGGTACTGGTGCTTGTTGACGGACAGCAGGAAGTCAGTAATGACGCTGCGGTGCCTGGCCATTTTGTGCAGCACGGTTGTATTGACCGAGCCGGACCTCACCAGAATATTAATCAGAATATCCTCAGCCCCCAGCGCTTTGATGGAATGGCTTATCCCGGGATGAATCAGCAACAGATCACCTTGCTCCAGCAGGACGGGTTCGCCTTCAATGAACTGCGTACAGCTGCCTGCATACATATAGTTAAGCTCCAGGAATGTGTGCGAATGCAGCGGCATACCGATATAGCGGGCATGGCGGTTCATATAAATCTGATGCTCCAGGAAAAAAGCCTGATCCGTCAGCACCGCCCCCTGTAAAGGGCTCCCTTCACGGTCCGTCTGTAACAGCCGGATGCTCTCCTCCGGTCCCAGCGCTTTAAGGGTCTGCTCAAATGTTGATTCGGCCCATATGGCTTCCCGTTGCATAATATCCTTCCTCATTCCGCCACCGCTTTTTTTTGACTTTAGGTCATTATCCCATGCGGCTTGCTTTTCTTCAAAACAAAGAGACAGAACCGCTCCCAAGGAGTTAATCCTGTCTCCAGTTTCCGGGTAATCTAGTTGCTTAGCTTGAGGCCTGAGAGCAGCAGTGCTGCCCGGCTGGCGGCTTCCTGCGTAACTCCGGTAAAGAACAGGCCGGAGATTTCCCGGATGGTCATGTTCAGCTGCTCCTCATCGGCATGCCGGATGAACCGGGTTAAGGCTTCATCTACAGTCAGCAGCTGTTCGAACGCCGCCTCGTCCTTCTTAATATGGATTACCCGTGTATCCAGGTCGTATATCGTTCTAAGATCCTTCTGCGGCTGATATGTATACTCATAAATCCCTGAGGTAACATTGACCGGCTCTTGATCCGAATACGGCAGGATGATCGTAGCCTCCGCATTGAACGGAACCTCGAAGCGGCAGTGAATCTGCCCGTCATCCAGGATACTCCAGCTGCTCCCGACCGTTCCGGCTGTCGATTTATACCGGCAGGATAACCGGCCCAGCCGGGCATGCGGCTGAGGCGCAAGCAGCAGCTTACGGAAGCCGTTGCCGTCCGGACGGATGCCCGCAGCATACTCATACACAAATTCCATCACAGCGCCGTAGCTGTAGTGATTCAAGGAATTCATCCCCGCCGGGTTCATCGAACCGTCAGGCAGCACACTGTTCCAGCGTTCCCAGATCGTTGTGGCTCCGAGATTTACGGCATATAACCAGCCCGGGAAATCCTCCTGCAGCAGGAAGTCGTAAGCCAGGTCAGCCATACCGTTCTCAGCCAGTACCTGGCAGAAGATTGGCGCCCCTACGAAGCCGCATCTGATTTTGTACAAATCCCTCTTGATCCGGTTCTTCAGCTGATTGATAATAACCTGCTTATCGGTGCAGACTGCAAATTTGAGCGCGATGATGTAGGCCGATTGCGTATCCACACTCAGCCGCCCGGCAGGCGTGTAGTATTCGAAGAGAAGCTTTTCTTTTACCGCTCCGGCAAGCCTGCTGTAGTGTTCCGCCTCCTCTGCCCGGCCCAGCTTCCCGGAGAGATCGCCCACAATTCTGAGACTTTCATAATAATACACCGTAGCGATATAAGTATCATCGGTGCCGCCCTTGAACGATGAAGGAGTAGCCCCGTCCAGCGCCAGCCAGTCCCCGAACTGGAAGCTGCCGTCATTCAGCCCGGCCCTTGTGCCATGCTTGTCCTCGATGCGGAAGCCGAGATAATCCACCCAATCCTTCATCAGCGGATAATATTGCGCGGCTTCAGCCACACTCCCGTAATTCTTCAGCAGGGTGGCCGGAATCAATGTTGCCGCATCCCCCCACACCGAAGCTCCGCCTCCGGTGCCCATCGCCGGCATATAGTTCGGAATGCTGCCGCCCAGCTTCAGCTGCTCCGTCCGCATATCAAACAGGTATTTACGGTAAAAGGCCCGTGTATCCATGTGATACGAAGCTGCCGGGGCAAACACCTGGGCATCCCCCGTCCAGCCGAGGC encodes:
- a CDS encoding helix-turn-helix transcriptional regulator produces the protein MPGSSAGKFKVLESPFVMGDQPILEFQAPLSVFIKSAAGGSIQYTSIYNRTMDQFTGVNLNTPHQHNYFELMYVLSGSLTNYIEDKKVHYHAGDGCLMNRHVSHYEVPDEGCTVIFVALSVSFLTELFQEADPEKSCGGAGPVFQFLRSNISTDNGRVYSRSYIEFTQQQAEASHSFHILLDSLQTELVSSEIGAGLFQQGLVLRIISALQKEELFFLKLLNLDLTKEEFLVNQVLNFIERKHGNLRRSELSEALHYNEEYLNRLVKKHTGCSMMKHAQKIKVDSASRLLLESTLPVREIAEIAGFASESHFYRFFKTNTSSSPDKFRKQR
- a CDS encoding family 1 glycosylhydrolase; the encoded protein is MKLHLPEDFIVGSVTAAYQVEGNNTNSDFWAEEYADGSPYKDKSGDTIDHYRLYRKDIALMAELGLKSYRFSVEWARIEPAPGQYSRSAIAHYRDVLLACREYGLVPVVALHHFSSPQWLMRYGGWGSEEVPQRFADYCRFVFSEIGGLIPYVLTFNEVNLPVMLREMFTTIGVIPPVGIAGESWTAPEWRASAAALCGTTADRYITFHMISDDSKIAILAEAHRRARQVIKELNPGTKVGLSMALSDIQSVAGGEEQAAAKWQQYFGQYLPMLEGDDFFGLQNYTREVYGPEGRVAPAAGAELTQMNYEFYPEALEQVIRKAAGALKLPIFVTEHGVATDDDSRRVEFIRRGLEGVTSCLKDGIQVIGYLHWTTFDNFEWSAGYSMRFGLIAVDRETQERTVKESARYLGRVAATGILSE
- a CDS encoding family 78 glycoside hydrolase catalytic domain, producing the protein MQIAKIWFNGVEEPLGYHFTPLIVSWLVEGAAGEMQASASLQISADPDFTEILYGRAGDLDSLGVAVELDLQPRTTYFVRIDVYSDQGSHAQAVSRFETGKLAEPWEAEWIGPQADSGVHPRLLTDFAVHKPLARARLYITGLGLYEAYLNGEKVGDEVLTPLVNNYDAFIQVQTYDVTRQIGGQNELSILLGNGWYKGRFGLQGEQAYFGSRFAAIAELILTFTDGEERKITTDQSWHCTGSSIIESGIYDGELIDRTIDVNADTEGQADILPMDKSKLMDRISPPLRLQEMLPVQKVLHSPAGETILDFGQNFAGWLEFTADFPAGHTVRFEFGEILQNDRFYNDNYGTATAGFTYISGGSRETVTPHFTYFGFRYVRVTGWDSVTKEDVLGRAIYSDLERTGYVETGNAKLNQLYSNSLWGLKSNFLDMPTDCPQRAERLGWTGDAQVFAPAASYHMDTRAFYRKYLFDMRTEQLKLGGSIPNYMPAMGTGGGASVWGDAATLIPATLLKNYGSVAEAAQYYPLMKDWVDYLGFRIEDKHGTRAGLNDGSFQFGDWLALDGATPSSFKGGTDDTYIATVYYYESLRIVGDLSGKLGRAEEAEHYSRLAGAVKEKLLFEYYTPAGRLSVDTQSAYIIALKFAVCTDKQVIINQLKNRIKRDLYKIRCGFVGAPIFCQVLAENGMADLAYDFLLQEDFPGWLYAVNLGATTIWERWNSVLPDGSMNPAGMNSLNHYSYGAVMEFVYEYAAGIRPDGNGFRKLLLAPQPHARLGRLSCRYKSTAGTVGSSWSILDDGQIHCRFEVPFNAEATIILPYSDQEPVNVTSGIYEYTYQPQKDLRTIYDLDTRVIHIKKDEAAFEQLLTVDEALTRFIRHADEEQLNMTIREISGLFFTGVTQEAASRAALLLSGLKLSN
- a CDS encoding AraC family transcriptional regulator, producing the protein MQREAIWAESTFEQTLKALGPEESIRLLQTDREGSPLQGAVLTDQAFFLEHQIYMNRHARYIGMPLHSHTFLELNYMYAGSCTQFIEGEPVLLEQGDLLLIHPGISHSIKALGAEDILINILVRSGSVNTTVLHKMARHRSVITDFLLSVNKHQYRNHTYLHVQSKAHERLQHCLSYLIEDYFGYQPPRYHKAELWLPVIFAEMEELLMRDIEAMPYHSNVREAISMIEQEYRTLTLSELARRLNFNKNYLSSLIKEETGLTFKEWVNKRRLQEAYDLLISSSLSIEEIAHQIGLGSPSYFYRIFKKAYGTLPSQFRRRLHTAGD